Below is a window of Camelina sativa cultivar DH55 chromosome 11, Cs, whole genome shotgun sequence DNA.
TAAAGGTCAACTACgttttttttaaccattcttGTTATTTTCAGGATAAAGAGCCGTTAGAACCAGTAGCTACAATACAGAGTAAGCCTCAGGGAAAAACCAGTAACCAGTAGCTAAGATTCTTTATCGTGTCTTTTAGTTCAACTCTTgactgtttatttatttatttataccaTTGATGGTTTTGGTTGCAGGTCTGAGCGTATTTGGAGCATCGTCTTTTTCCCCTTGTCTGAAATCAAAACGGAACAGATGATTACGCACTTTCGAGGAGTGAGGACTGATCTGAGCTTTGGTATTGATAATAGGTACATCCtccttgttgttcttcttctaataTTATGGTTCGCTTTAATATagttttgtatctttttgaTTCTATGAAACAGGTGGgcgttgattgatttatttgacTCTCTCTCGGTGATTCAGAACACAAACGTCGCCAGCGAGCTTAAGGTAACAACATAAACTGGTTCTAGTGATTTGATCGATGACGGTCTTTGACTCAAGTCGAATTGCTATTTAAGTtgtacttgttttgttttttggttacaattataattataattacaatttaGGGTTAAATATTTGTGACTCAGGTCAAGGAGATCGTCGTTCAAGGTAGAGACCAGTCGATGGACTTTAAGAAAAGCATCAAACTGCTAGAAAGATAGCTAGTCTTCTGACGTTTGAGGAATCCATACTGCACTCgggccaaaaaaacaaaaaccagtcACAGTTGTCTGAAGCCGAATGCAGTCATCAGCAACATGTGAAACGGTAAGTAACATTCTTAATAACCATTCTGATACCAAATCTGGTCTCAAGTTCCtcttgtaatcttttttttgtatcctCATTACAGGGAAAGAAACGTATCTAGCACTACCAAACTGATTATGGAAAGTCAAgccaccaaaaagaaaaagctagGTGAAGGAAAATCAAAATAGGTGAGccattttgttacaaaattagATTGATTCACTCCATGCCTGAAACTCTTTCCTCAATATCATTGATTTATGTAGATTCTCAATCCAAAACCAACAACTCTGCTGCTCCACACGGCAAAACGAGGTCTTGCTCACTCCGAAGTCTTAAGCTCAACCTGTGAAAAAGCAGTGAACAAGAAGGCAATGCATCTAGTTTCATCAAGGTATATTTGTACTTCATAAATAGAAAACTAAAGTATTAACCAATGCATTCCGTGATTTGATGCAGATCTCGACAGCTCCAGCTTTGCCTGCACCAGAAACAAGTACACCATATCTGCTAGAATTTTCAGGTAAATACCCTTTATCAGAGAGTATCATCACTTTTATAACAAACTCATAGCTTAATGAAACTGTTTAGTTAATCTGCATGTTGCAGGATTTTCATCTTCAAACGATGGCAAGAGCTAACCAGCATGCATAAACATCTTCAATAGTTTCGTAAGTCTCTAATCAGGTATGAAGCTTCGTTTCACTTTCACCCCTAGAAAGTTGTTTGGTTGCATAAAATACTTGATTTCGTGCCATCTGTTATGCCTCTGTTTTACTTGCACACAGAATAATGATTGGCTAATCTCTGAAAGCATAGAATCGAATTGTCACTCTGGGTTTTGTGGGTATACTCCAGTTTTTGCACTGTTTCATTATCAcatttataaaatgtttgttttgtgtggcTGAAAGTTGTTTGACATTTGATTTGATTCGTTTGGGATCAGAGACTGTTCAATGTGTCAACGTTTCCCTCTTCTCGTATCTATATATGCAGGATTGTTTGATTAGGGACTTTGTAGAAACATCGCACGAAGACACAGTAGTTTCTTCTCTTCCGATgtatttgatctttcttttattcttcAGAATTTAGGGAAATTGGATAATTTTTGCTACTGTTTCATTTATCTGTCCTGAAGCAAATGTTACTCTTCACTAATTTTGTTATCTTGGTAGAAATATTTGGAATTTAGGATCTGTGTACTATTAGTTTGCTACCTGCTTGAAAATTTACTGGTTTGTGTCTCATTACGCATAGTCGCATATCACTTATTGTTTGATCTATCTGAAGTGCAGGTAATTGTTAAATCCAACCCTTTTATGTCGATCAGTGTTTGAGTTTTGGGTTTTAAAGAACCTTGTGTCGACATGGGCTACTATAGCAATGTaagtatcttttgttttttttttcttagcttACCACTTTTAtgttcaaaattgttgttcCATCGCTCTGTGTTTTTAAAGCATACTATTGCAGGTCTTTGATGAATGGGACGACCAAACTGATAATGGTAATTACAAAGGATTTAGTTTAGGTTCATGAGTTTCCAGGTTCTTAGTTTCATATCTGCTGATATTATgtctattgtttttttctatcaGGTCTAGTTCTACGTGTTGGAAGGGAAGTCATTCTCCAAGTAAGCCcatctttatataatatagtcTAACACTTACAGGTGTACAATCTTTGTCTGACCTTCTTCTTATAGACCCTAAGAGGAATTTGGAATTCTATATCAGACTTATAATTGGGAATCTCACAAACATGATTGGTGGAGAAACCTGGGCGGGAAAGTTCCCGACATCGCAAAATCTTTTTACTTCTGCATGGTTGCCGCCACCAGCTCAGTCTCTTGCAGCAGaaggtaaaaataaattgatttccAAGACTCATTATTAAGTTTTTGATCAAATAACCATCACTAACTGCATAAATGGTTTTTGTTGTTCATGTTACTGATAGTTATCAATCATCGTATTGGGATAACGAGAGACGACAGTGGAATGTATAACCGTTATGATGGAATTTTCCTACCGTGGGATGAACACGCAGTGACTTCTTGTACCGGAGGATTGGTGAGTGATGATTATATTACATGTTTGATTGATATCATTATGTTCTGAAAGCTAAAGAAAAGTTTTCCACTAAAACATGGTAACACTCAGCATTTTGTTAGGAAAAGATATAATCGGGTGGCTGCGCAACACTGTCGAGTTCAAGATTTCCGTTTTGACTTTGCTAGGGGGTAAGTTTCTCTTCGCTCAactcatttgtttgtttgtttatggagTCCTTAATCTgtgaaatttgaaaatgtaatcGACGCAATTATTCAGCAAACTATGCCAAGGAATACATTGGAGCTTCTCTTGTAATTCTATATGTTACGCTCTAATCTAGTTTTGTATCTTTGACATAtttaggtttgtttctttttgtttctgtgaAACAGGTGGTGGgcgttgattgatttatttcaCTCTCTCGTTGATTCAGAAGTCAGAAGACAATCTTCGCCAACGTGCTTTAAAGGTAACAACATAATCTGGTTCTAGTGATTTGATCGATGGTGGTCTTCGACTCAAGTcgaatttgcttcttttttttttttgtggttgttgtctttatttacaattacaatttagggttttaattaTTTCTGAATCAGGTCAAGcagatcatcatcattcaaGGTAGAGACCAGTCGATGGACTTTAAGAAAAGCATCAAACTGCTAGAAAGATAGCTAGTCTTCTGAGAAATCCATACTGCACTCGggccaaaaaatcaaaaaccagtCACAGTTGTCTGAAGCCAAATGCAGTCATCAGCAAAATGTGAAAGGGTAAGTAACATTCTTAATAACCTTTCTGATGCCAACTCTGGTCTCACGTTCCTCTTGTactctttttgtgtgtgttgattGACTCATTACAGGGAAACGAGTGTTAAAAACTAAGCTAGCACTACCAAACTGATGGGAAATTCAAGACAGAGGTGAGCCTGGTAACCAAATAGTTAGGTTGAAGATTTCAGAGGTAAGCAATATTATTGACAGTCTGTATTACTAGCTGAACAAATTTAGCACGCATGGGAAAAGATGTGGCTTTCCTGAAATAGTAGATAGTTGAAAAGAGATAGTAAGGTGAAGCAGACAGATCAAAGAGTATATCATATTTACACACTGATGATTTGTTCAGAGACCATCTACATCATTATACTTGCTCTTCAGTTGGATAGAGACCAAttcctctttatttttaaaGGATCTTCTGGTCCTATTGAAACATGTTTAGTATTTACCTTTCCCTGTCAATCACAACACGCAGAAAGAGTTTTTGGCGAAAATTTGTTGATTCAAAAGCATTGAAACACAGGTATAATTTGTTGTACCTGTGGAATAGTGTTCATGTGTTTCAATGCTTTtgaatctttgttttctcttctaaaGGTTCCATTTCCTGCAAATCTTTTACCACAGCACCGAAGCTTACACTGTCTCCATTAGTAAACTTCCGCGATGAAGATAAACCGAAATCAAATGGTCCCCGTGACTCAGCCTGCGTTTAAGAAATCTGAtgtcaaaatattcaaaatccTAATGGTAAACATATCTCAACTTATTGGCGCCCAGCTCATGTCGTTAGAACGTGGGGTTTCCATTAGGTACGTATACAGCAAACATATGTGCTTAGAGAAATGTGAAGCAAAGAGActattggaaaagaaaagaaaagaactcaCGTACCCACTTGATTCCTGAAAATTCGAGGCTGCTGTCCTGATTAAACACCGTGGAACCAAGTAATGGTTTTGCAGGTTTCGAGTCATCTTTCTGTTGCTCCTTCTCAGCTTTTCCATTTACCTACCAAATATTCAAATCTCATTATCATGAGTTGCAAGTTCTATAAACTTCTGACAGTAGTGATATTAGAAATgcttgcagaaaaaaaaaaaaaaaaaaNNNNNNNNNNNNNNNNNNNNNNNNNNNNNNNNNNNNNNNNNNNNNNNNNNNNNNNNNNNNNNNNNNNNNNNNNNNNNNNNNNNNNNNNNNNNNNNNNNNNNNNNNNNNNNNNNNNNNNNNNNNNNNNNAAACATGAAAACACCGCATAACATGAGCAACGTTATTAACCTGCTCGTGAACCTTCGGTGAGGTTGTTGTACGCTTTCGAAATGAAAATGCATGACATGTATCTTCTGCATCGAATATAGATAAGTGTGACGGCTCAGGAGGAATATCAGAGCATGGTTCTCGAGGGTGATCTGTTTGGTTTTCGAGGAAAGCATTTAATGAATCAGATATTAGAGGTAATGGTGCTTGTTTGATAGCTCTCTTTGTTTCCCCTGTTTTGCTACAGTCACTAAACCTTCCTTCTCCTACTGGTGATGCTTCAGAAAGAAAGCCTCGGATACTTCCACTTGACTGACCATTGTTATTATAATGAGCTGGTTCTTGTTCATATTTAATATTGCATCTATCTTGTAAAGAAGCCTCGGAAAACAGACCTCCAATGCTTATGTTTGTAAGATTGTCTTCCCAGAGAGTTGCGCTTGAACTTTTACAGTGATTCCCAAAGTTTCCCTTCAATGATACTTCTGATAGCAAGCCACCAATACTTAGGCTTGTTAATCCATCATCCCAGAATAACAATGTCGGGCCAGACTCATCGTGTATCTTGTTATCCTGGTTAAACAAAAGTAGTCATGACACATGATTCCTGGCAAACTGTGATAcaagatttgagttttaagCAAGAGAgcaaaaaacatttttgtttacCAAGCATACCTTTGACTCGACTTGTTCATCGGGAGGTATGTTTTCGGAGGGAGGCATGGCAGTCACTTGATTTGAAGAGGGCAGCATTGTAAATGGGTTGTCTAAACCAAGCATCTGCTTTCCAGTAAAACTGGCACCCTCTACCTTATTACCATTGTTATGTTGTTCTTCGTTCTGAAAACAAGCAATACCCGGAGTTGAAGGACATGGGGGTTCATGGGTTTTATACTCAATGTCAGAAGACCACCCATACCTAACGAAACAACACGAATTATATTCATATTACGCGGCTACGCTTAGAAAGTTTCTTTGAACGGTAAATAGATGCAAACCTTAAGCGGAAAAGTGGTGGAGCTCCAATAGCCTCATAGACAGCACCGGTAGTGATGTTGCTGTTTGCTATCCATTTATGACCAGAAGCAAGTAGTGGTTTATCATATGGGTACAACGTGGGATCTCCCAGGGCAATCTCTGAGCTGCCCCACTTACTGTGAATGTGTTGAAGTACTGAAGAAATCTTCTTCCGTGAGCTAAGAGTGAGTTCCAAGTATGGGTGAAAGCCGTCCTATGAAGTAACAAAAATATGACAAGATAACTCTtaactataatatatacttattGCAAGTCTTATGGTCAGATCTTAAAGCTTTACCTTTTCCAATCCTTCACGGGTACGAAGATCCAAAGGAAAGAGCTGCAACTTCATTTTTCCAGAACTTGGAACCTCTTTGCACGAATGGAGATCAAGGACAGGTACTTTTTGAGCTCGGTCTGGGGTATGTAGCAGCTTTTGATCC
It encodes the following:
- the LOC104720859 gene encoding TSL-kinase interacting protein 1; amino-acid sequence: MARKRTQTTTEPSQEIKAKGRFTRAKKCMKTTTKKSHVSGTNTSGREQKSPSKCSAESPSSLDQKLLHTPDRAQKVPVLDLHSCKEVPSSGKMKLQLFPLDLRTREGLEKDGFHPYLELTLSSRKKISSVLQHIHSKWGSSEIALGDPTLYPYDKPLLASGHKWIANSNITTGAVYEAIGAPPLFRLRYGWSSDIEYKTHEPPCPSTPGIACFQNEEQHNNGNKVEGASFTGKQMLGLDNPFTMLPSSNQVTAMPPSENIPPDEQVESKDNKIHDESGPTLLFWDDGLTSLSIGGLLSEVSLKGNFGNHCKSSSATLWEDNLTNISIGGLFSEASLQDRCNIKYEQEPAHYNNNGQSSGSIRGFLSEASPVGEGRFSDCSKTGETKRAIKQAPLPLISDSLNAFLENQTDHPREPCSDIPPEPSHLSIFDAEDTCHAFSFRKRTTTSPKVHEQVNGKAEKEQQKDDSKPAKPLLGSTVFNQDSSLEFSGIKWAESRGPFDFGLSSSRKFTNGDSVSFGAVVKDLQEMEPLEEKTKIQKH